AGAGTATGAAAAATTGAGTCAATTAAAGGGCGATACCACCTTTTTACTACGAGTCGATTCTTCCGCGGTATCAAGGGTATTGAATGATCCTGTATTACAAAACCTCAATTCAATCAAAAACAAACAAGTATATGCATTAGGTGCGAACTCTTTTCGCATCGACTATTACAGTGCACTTGAAGTTATACACCAAATTAAACGCGACTTTGCGACTAAACCTCTCTGATAAATAAACGGTTATGAAAATTAAGTTATCAGTTGTTTGGCTGATGTTTGCCTTGTTGCTTGTTGTAATCAGCTTATGTGTTGGCAATCAGACCGTTACGATCGCAAATATGGTGAATACCTTGTTAGCCTTTGATGCATCAAATACCGATCATTTATTGGTTTTCCACTTGCGTATTCCACGCACTTTTCTGGCATTAACGGTAGGGGCAGGACTTGCGGTTGCCGGATTATTCATTCAGGTACTTACGCGTAATCCATTAGCAGAACCTGGATTACTAAGCATAAATGCTGGTGCCAGTTTAGCGGTTGCACTGGTTATTGCGGTGTTACAAAGTCACTCAATTTTTATTCGTTACATTGCGGCAATGCTAGGTGCAGGCGTTGCGTCATACCTAGTGTATATATTTGCCATCAGGCAGCAAACTAATGGCGATAAACTTAAATTGATTCTGGCTGGTGTAGCACTCACAGCGATGTTTTTTTCAGTAACACAAATCATCACCGTTAATAGCGATTTGTCTGTGTTTGATCAGTATCGTCATTGGATCGTTGGTTCGTTAGCTGGGCGTGGTTACAGCACCTTAGTACTTACTTTAATACTCACGTTAGTCTGTTTAGTAATTGCTTTTCGCATTGCAAAAGACATTGATATGTTGATGTTGGGAAATGAAACAGCGGTTGCCAATGGTGTTGACGTTAAACAAACCGTGTTAGCGACTTTTGCAGTGATTGTATTACTTAGCGGCTCTGCAACGGCAGCCGCGGGGCCCTTGTCGTTTATTGGTTTATGTGCGCCTCATATAGCGCGATATTTTGTCGGCAACAATATTAATAAATTGCTTTTGGTAACAATAATACTGGGGGCATTGTTAACGTTGCTCGCCGATATTCTTGGACGTGTGCTTGTTTATCCTGCTGAAGTAAGCGTGGGTATTATGTTATCGCTAATTGGCGGCCCATTCTTCGTTTTATTGGTGCGCAATCGCACTTTGGCCAAGCTATGACTGCGATTAATAAAGAGTTTACTTTTACGTTAGCAAACATGTCTTGGTTAATTGTGCCACGCGATTGGCTATTGTGTTTTGGTTTAATCGTTTTGTTATGTTGCGCCATGCTACTGCATTTGATGCAAGGTAAAATGACACTTGATTTTGCAACTCTTTTGCAGGTGTTGTTGAATCAATCTAATTCTCCCTTTGTTGAGAAAATAGTGTTCGATATTCGCTTACCCCGCGCTTTAACGGCATGTTTCGCCGGCGGCGCACTCGCTATTTCGGGCGCTATTTTTCAATCGTTATCAAAAAATCCACTGGGTTCACCAGATATTATTGGGTTCACCACTGGGGCAGCGACTGGCGCGATTACTCATTTTGTTTTCTTTGAACATAACTTACTTGGTATTGCTTTGTTTTCTGTTTTGGGTGGGTTGAGCGTTGCGTTATTGGTTTTTCTATTGGCAAAAAAAGATCATGGTTTTGATCGCAATCAGTTGGTGTTAATTGGTATTGGCGTTGGTGCAACCTTAAGCGCAATAAATGGTTTGTTATTGGTTAAAGGGAATTTAGACAATACCGCTCATGCAAATATTTGGTTAGCTGGCTCACTCTCTGCACGTACTTGGTTTCACGCTTTAATGCCGATGTTCGCGGTGTTTATATTACTTCCGATTGCGGTGTATTTTTCCCGTGCAGCAAGCTTGATTGAAATGGGCATGCAAACCGCTCATTGTTTGGGTGTAAACGTACGTGTTACCAATAACTGTTTATTGCTGATCGCGATTATTTTAGCTGCTCTCGCGACTGGCTCTGTCGGGCCAATTGCATTTATTGCCTTAGCTTCTGCTCATATTGCAAAACGTCTGTTGCTTGCTAAACGCACACTACCCATTTTTACCAGTGCACTGATTGGTGCTTTGTTACTTGTGTTATCCGATTTAATTGGCTTATTGCTAGCGGATTTTTATGTTTTACCTGTTGGTCGGGTTGTTGGTGTATTTGGTGGGGTGTACTTACTAATGTTGCTAACGCGCAAACAGCATTAATTAAGAGAAGTGTTAGCGAGATGATCGATTTTAACTTAGCAGATAAATTTGTAGCGGCTAACTTGTCGTTTAACTACGGCAATACACCTATTATTAAAAACTTAAATATCACCATTCCCGCCAGCAAAGTTACTATGATTGTTGGCCCAAATGGGTGTGGTAAGTCGACATTACTTAACTTACTGGCAAATGTAACCACACCGCATAACGGCATGGTGATTTTTGAAGAAGAAAACTTGGCGCAATTGAAGCCTAAAACACGGGCGAAGCGACTTGCTTTTTTACCACAAAACCCGCATTCGCCGTCGGGTATAACAATTAAAGAACTTGTATCCCGGGGGCGTTATGCCTATCAAAACTGGTTTCAGAACAACAGTGAGCAAGACCAATTAGCTATTACTCATGCGCTGCGGCAAACCGATTTACTCGATATTGCTGATAAACAGCTCAATAGCGTTTCTGGTGGTCAGCGCCAACGTGCATGGATTGCAATGGTATTAGCGCAATCTGCGGCGACTATTTTGATGGATGAGCCTACCTCTTTTCTTGATATTTCACATCAGCTAGATGTGTTAGCGCTGTGCCAAACCCTTAATCATATGCATAAGCATACAATAGTAATGGTGCTGCACGATTTAAATCAGGCTGCACGCTTTGCTGATCATTTAATTGTGATGAAAGCCGGAAAAATAGTTGTAACTGGGTCGCCAATAGACGTTATTACAAGCGAGCTGTTGCAAGACGTATTCGGCATTAAAGCTCATGTGCATTTTGATGAAACTACACAATCCCCTTTGATCGTGCCGTTACACAGTACATCAAAACTTAGTATGGAGTTGGGAAATGACTAATAAATCAATGATCATCGGGCTGTCATTGGCGCCTACTTGGGTTTCTGGTTCAAGTTGGCGGCAATCCGATTCACAAATCGAAGCCTTTTACGATATCGACTATTACATTGATTTAGCAAAGCGTGCAGAAGCACTCAAACTCGATTTTGTGTTTCGACCAGATTCGTTATTTGTTGATTATGCTGAGCTAGAAAACTCACCGGGATTTAGTGGCCTTGATCCGACGTTATTATTAACCGCGGTTGCGACTCATACGCAGCGCATTGGTCTGATAACGACCGCTTCCACTACATTTAATCAGCCATTTCATGTTGCTCGTCAACTACAGTCTTTAAATTGGATCAGCAAAGGGCGCATCGCGTGGAATATTGTTACTGCATTGGATGGTCAGCAAAACTTTGGTCTTGAGGTGATGCCACCAGCAGACGAAAAGTATACACAAGCGGCAGAATTCACAGAGATTGTAAAATCATTATGGCAAAGCTTTCCCAATCATTCACTGTGTTTCAATCGTGATACAGGCCAGTACGCGAACAGTACGCAAATTCAGCCGATAAACCACAATGGTAATTACTTTAAGGTGGCGGGACCGCTTTCAATACCTGCATTTAAAGATGAAACCTTGCCTATTGTACAAGCGGGCGCATCGGATACAGGTAAAGAATTTGCTGCAACAGTGGCTCATGCCATATTCGCCGCAACACCAAATAAACAAGTCGCTATTTCGCTCAGGAATGAGCTAAGGCAAAGAGCGAACAAGCTTGGACGTGATGAGTCAGATATTCGTGTGCTATCGGGAGTAAGTTTGTTTTTAGCAGAATCTGAGGCTCAGGCTAAACAGCTTTATAGCGAGACACAATCAAGCAAAAGCTTAAGTAAACGTATTGGCTTTATTAAGCAAGCAACAGGAATTGATGTATCGACACTGGCGAGCGATGCCGTGATATGTGCAGCAATGTTACAGCCAGTATCAGTTGCACCTCGCAGTCGCACACATGCACAGTTATTACGTAACAAAATAGAGCAGCAACCGATCACGGTAGATGAACTGCTTAAATCGCCTGAAGTGGCTGCATCATCTCATTGGCAAATTATCGGTACCGTATCACAAGCAGCAGACGAAATAGCGGATTGGTTTAATGATGGCGCGATAGATGGCGTTATTTTATTACCCGGAGGCGCTACCAGTTCGTTAAATTTAGCGCTCGATAAATTGGTACCAGAGCTTATTAATCGAGGTGTCTTTCATAACAGTTATGACAGCGACACTTTTTTATCTCATCTACGGGCAAAATAACTAAGGAGTAGTAATGCAGTTGGAAGACGTTGTTAGTAATGGTGAGCGGGTATTTCTTGATGTGCTTTTTCGCGATGTTTTTGTAGAGGATATTCAGCATATTGGTGAGCAATTTATACGAATTGTATTTAGTGGAGAATCACTAAGTAATTTTGTGTCACCTAATTTTGATGATCATGTAAAGCTTGTTTTTGACGAGATTAACGGTGAAACCATTATGCGAAATTACACGCCGCGTTATTTCTCTCATATTACTAACCGGTTAACCATAGATTTTGAAAAGCATTCTGGCGGTGTTGCAAGTAATTGGGCTTGCAATACAAAGTTGGGGGATAGCTTAATTGTTGCAGGACCCAGATCATCGATTACCACCGATAACAGCTACGCGCATCAAATATTGATAGGTGATAATACAGCACTGCCCGCTATTGCAAGGCGAATAGAAGAGTCCGCTAGCATTGTTAAAACACATGTTTACTTGCTTAATGGCAGCACCGAGTACTTAAACAACCACTTAACTGCAAAAGTTGATGTGTTTAACTTTGATTCAGTACATAAATTAGTAATCGCATTGCAAGCACAGCAAACCATGATGCGAGACGGGCTTGTGTGGGTTGCAGGTGAGGGAAGCATGATTAAAATTGTGCGTAAATGTATTAAGCAAAATGCTCAATTTAATAAGTACGATCAGCGTTTTAGTGTTTATTGGCAAAAAGGTGAAGTGGCAGCTCATCAAGAGCTTAGTTAGAACAATATAAAAGGCCAGCAATTGCTGGCCTTTTAACATTTTGACGCTATTTATTTACCAATACAGAATGAGCTGAAGATTTTGCCAAGCAAATCATCAGAGGTAAATTCGCCGGTGATCTCGTTGAGATATTGTTGGGTTAAACGCAGCTCTTCTGCTAATATTTCACCGGCAATGTGCATTTCTAACTGATCTTTGCCTGTTGCTAGGTGATACGCTGCACTTTCTAATGCATCAAGGTGACGGCGGCGTGCCATAAAGCTGCCTTCAGTAGCGCCTTGGAAACCCATGATTTGTTTAAGGTGTGATTTAACCAGTTCAACGCCTTCGCCACTGTTAGCGCTCACGCTCAGTACAGGTGTGTTAGCAGAGTCATCAATTTTGATGTTTTCACCTGATAGATCGGCTTTATTTCGAATAACGCTGATGCCCATACCTTGTGGTAATTTCTCAGCAAATTCAGGCCAAATTTTTGCAGGATCGGTTTCGTTTGTTTCGGTGCTATCAACCATAAACAATACGCGATCGGCTTGATTAATTTCTTGCCAAGCGCGCTCAATACCAATTTGTTCAACTACATCTGGGCTTTCACGCAGACCTGCGGTGTCGATAATATGCAATGGCATACCGTCAATATCGATGTGTTCACGTAGTACGTCACGGGTAGTACCGGCAATATCTGTAACAATGGCTGCTTCACGGCCAGCAAGGGCATTAAGCAGGCTTGATTTCCCCGCGTTAGGGCGGCCAGCAATTACTACGCGCATACCTTCACGCATAATCGCACCTTGTTTGGCTTGTGCGGTTACGTTATCAAGTTGTTCAATAATCGCATTTAAATCGTTCGCGACTTTACCGTCAGATAAAAAGTCGATTTCTTCATCGGGGAAATCAATGGCAGCTTCAACATACATACGCAGGTGAATAACTTGTTCTACTAGCGTGTCGATATGTTTAGAAAATTGACCTTGCAGCGAGTGTAGGGCACTTTTAGCTGCTTGCTCTGAGTTTGCATTAATTAAATCAGCAATCGCCTCAGCTTGGGTTAAATCCATCTTGTCGTTTAAAAATGCACGCTCACTAAATTCACCGGGTTTAGCTAAACGCACACCGTCAATTTGCGTGATTTCGCGCAGCAGCATATCAATAATTACTGGGCCACCATGACCTTGAAGCTCAAGTACGTCTTCACCAGTAAAAGAATTAGGACCTTTAAAGTACAGCGCAATACCTTGATCGAGTTGTTCGCCTTGCAAGGTATTAAATGATAGATAATCGGCATAGCGCGGTTTTGGGCATTTGCCTAAGACTTTTTCAGCAACTTGTTGTGATAGTTTGCCAGAAACGCGAATAATGCCTACACCGCCTTTGCCGGGCGCCGTTGCTTGAGCAACGATGGTATCTTGATTGAACATAGAGATGAATTGATAGCTTTAGTTACTTATATTGTAACTGGCACGCATAAAAAAGGCGACACACTGTGTCGCCTTTCATTTATTTAGTTCGGTTTATGATTTAACCGAGATACCTTTCTTTTCCATGCCTTTGTAGATGTATAGCATCTGAGCAATTGAAATTAAGTTAGATACTAACCAGTACATTACAAGACCTGATGGGAACCAGATAAAGAATACTGAGAACATTACCGGCATCCAAGTCATCATTTTCTGCTGCATTGGATCTGTAACCGTCATTGGCTGCAGCTTTTGCATAAGGAACATACTTGCACCAAATAGAATTGGTAAGATGAAGTATGGGTCCATCGCTGCTAAGTCATTTAGGTATAAGAATTCAGTGTGACGAATTTCTACTGATTCCATAAATACATAGAATAAACCTAGGAAGATTGGCATTTGTAGCAATAGTGGGAAACAGCCACCCATAGGGTTAACTTTTTCTTTGCGGTACATTTCCATCATTGCTTGACCCATCTTCTGACGGTCATCGCCGTAACGATCTTTCAGCGCCATAATTTTTGGCTGAAGGTTACGCATTTTAGCCATTGAGGTGTACTGGGCTTTAGTAAGTGGGTAAAGCACCATTTTCACGATAACGGTAATCGCGATGATTGCTAAGCCTAGGCTACCAATTAAGCCGTATAACCACATTAGTAATGAGTGTAGAGGTTGTGAAATAAACCATAACCAGCCGTAGTCTACGGTTAGGTCTAAGTCTGTTTGTAACGCTTCAAGCGTAGCAGAATCTTTAGGACCCATATAATACGTAGAGCTAATTGTATGCGTGCTATTTGCTGCAACGTTTTCTAGTGGGCCTTTTAAACCGATAATAACTGAATTATCGCTGCGAGCCTTAGTGTAAATGTTGTTTTGTTGCTCTTGGTTTGGTACCCATGCACTTACAAAGTAGTGCTGGAT
This region of Pseudoalteromonas spongiae UST010723-006 genomic DNA includes:
- a CDS encoding FecCD family ABC transporter permease, whose protein sequence is MKIKLSVVWLMFALLLVVISLCVGNQTVTIANMVNTLLAFDASNTDHLLVFHLRIPRTFLALTVGAGLAVAGLFIQVLTRNPLAEPGLLSINAGASLAVALVIAVLQSHSIFIRYIAAMLGAGVASYLVYIFAIRQQTNGDKLKLILAGVALTAMFFSVTQIITVNSDLSVFDQYRHWIVGSLAGRGYSTLVLTLILTLVCLVIAFRIAKDIDMLMLGNETAVANGVDVKQTVLATFAVIVLLSGSATAAAGPLSFIGLCAPHIARYFVGNNINKLLLVTIILGALLTLLADILGRVLVYPAEVSVGIMLSLIGGPFFVLLVRNRTLAKL
- a CDS encoding FecCD family ABC transporter permease; protein product: MTAINKEFTFTLANMSWLIVPRDWLLCFGLIVLLCCAMLLHLMQGKMTLDFATLLQVLLNQSNSPFVEKIVFDIRLPRALTACFAGGALAISGAIFQSLSKNPLGSPDIIGFTTGAATGAITHFVFFEHNLLGIALFSVLGGLSVALLVFLLAKKDHGFDRNQLVLIGIGVGATLSAINGLLLVKGNLDNTAHANIWLAGSLSARTWFHALMPMFAVFILLPIAVYFSRAASLIEMGMQTAHCLGVNVRVTNNCLLLIAIILAALATGSVGPIAFIALASAHIAKRLLLAKRTLPIFTSALIGALLLVLSDLIGLLLADFYVLPVGRVVGVFGGVYLLMLLTRKQH
- a CDS encoding ABC transporter ATP-binding protein, whose protein sequence is MIDFNLADKFVAANLSFNYGNTPIIKNLNITIPASKVTMIVGPNGCGKSTLLNLLANVTTPHNGMVIFEEENLAQLKPKTRAKRLAFLPQNPHSPSGITIKELVSRGRYAYQNWFQNNSEQDQLAITHALRQTDLLDIADKQLNSVSGGQRQRAWIAMVLAQSAATILMDEPTSFLDISHQLDVLALCQTLNHMHKHTIVMVLHDLNQAARFADHLIVMKAGKIVVTGSPIDVITSELLQDVFGIKAHVHFDETTQSPLIVPLHSTSKLSMELGND
- a CDS encoding NtaA/DmoA family FMN-dependent monooxygenase (This protein belongs to a clade of FMN-dependent monooxygenases, within a broader family of flavin-dependent oxidoreductases, the luciferase-like monooxygenase (LMM) family, some of whose members use coenzyme F420 rather than FMN.), producing the protein MTNKSMIIGLSLAPTWVSGSSWRQSDSQIEAFYDIDYYIDLAKRAEALKLDFVFRPDSLFVDYAELENSPGFSGLDPTLLLTAVATHTQRIGLITTASTTFNQPFHVARQLQSLNWISKGRIAWNIVTALDGQQNFGLEVMPPADEKYTQAAEFTEIVKSLWQSFPNHSLCFNRDTGQYANSTQIQPINHNGNYFKVAGPLSIPAFKDETLPIVQAGASDTGKEFAATVAHAIFAATPNKQVAISLRNELRQRANKLGRDESDIRVLSGVSLFLAESEAQAKQLYSETQSSKSLSKRIGFIKQATGIDVSTLASDAVICAAMLQPVSVAPRSRTHAQLLRNKIEQQPITVDELLKSPEVAASSHWQIIGTVSQAADEIADWFNDGAIDGVILLPGGATSSLNLALDKLVPELINRGVFHNSYDSDTFLSHLRAK
- a CDS encoding siderophore-interacting protein gives rise to the protein MQLEDVVSNGERVFLDVLFRDVFVEDIQHIGEQFIRIVFSGESLSNFVSPNFDDHVKLVFDEINGETIMRNYTPRYFSHITNRLTIDFEKHSGGVASNWACNTKLGDSLIVAGPRSSITTDNSYAHQILIGDNTALPAIARRIEESASIVKTHVYLLNGSTEYLNNHLTAKVDVFNFDSVHKLVIALQAQQTMMRDGLVWVAGEGSMIKIVRKCIKQNAQFNKYDQRFSVYWQKGEVAAHQELS
- the mnmE gene encoding tRNA uridine-5-carboxymethylaminomethyl(34) synthesis GTPase MnmE; translated protein: MFNQDTIVAQATAPGKGGVGIIRVSGKLSQQVAEKVLGKCPKPRYADYLSFNTLQGEQLDQGIALYFKGPNSFTGEDVLELQGHGGPVIIDMLLREITQIDGVRLAKPGEFSERAFLNDKMDLTQAEAIADLINANSEQAAKSALHSLQGQFSKHIDTLVEQVIHLRMYVEAAIDFPDEEIDFLSDGKVANDLNAIIEQLDNVTAQAKQGAIMREGMRVVIAGRPNAGKSSLLNALAGREAAIVTDIAGTTRDVLREHIDIDGMPLHIIDTAGLRESPDVVEQIGIERAWQEINQADRVLFMVDSTETNETDPAKIWPEFAEKLPQGMGISVIRNKADLSGENIKIDDSANTPVLSVSANSGEGVELVKSHLKQIMGFQGATEGSFMARRRHLDALESAAYHLATGKDQLEMHIAGEILAEELRLTQQYLNEITGEFTSDDLLGKIFSSFCIGK
- the yidC gene encoding membrane protein insertase YidC; protein product: MESQRTFLFIGFLLVSFLLFQQWNMDNNPQVNTETSATTQTSTNQSANNDFVPQSSTGDLPVANVANSRQIIDVTTDVFSVKLDTFGGDIIETKLLNFKEKIDSDNPFMLLGVLDGNQYFSQSGLIGLHGPDASSDGRPTYQAAQTSYQLKGDELRVPLTFVKDGVSYTKTYIFTAGRYDVAVEYQIANNTAETKQVQLFTQIKRSITEKGGMIDQTYLGTAYGTAEEPYEKYSFDDIKERDLNINTTTGYISFIQHYFVSAWVPNQEQQNNIYTKARSDNSVIIGLKGPLENVAANSTHTISSTYYMGPKDSATLEALQTDLDLTVDYGWLWFISQPLHSLLMWLYGLIGSLGLAIIAITVIVKMVLYPLTKAQYTSMAKMRNLQPKIMALKDRYGDDRQKMGQAMMEMYRKEKVNPMGGCFPLLLQMPIFLGLFYVFMESVEIRHTEFLYLNDLAAMDPYFILPILFGASMFLMQKLQPMTVTDPMQQKMMTWMPVMFSVFFIWFPSGLVMYWLVSNLISIAQMLYIYKGMEKKGISVKS